GACCatgatgctgatgacgaACTGCAAATACGAGCAACACGACCGCGACGATGGCTGACTCTCGATCAGATCATCTGGGCTTCGATGGGTGCTCGAAAGCGAGAACGACAATTGAGCGCTCGTACGAGAAGCTAATGGATCTCACAACATCAGAACTGCAGGGCCCAAGTAGCGGAAAGGGACTGGAAGATACATCCAGCAAGCTCAAGAATCTCCTGGGATCAATTTCTCCGGCCCTGATCGACCTATTTGTTCTCCAGATGTAGTAATGGCTAATACTCGGGTGATCAGGATGCGCAGGAGCTATGTTGCAGCTCGCAGGCTCGTACCATCAACATTGGCCTAGAGTACGACGATGATGTATGAGATGTGAGAACGAAGATCGAACGCGACCATCCTGGCACGTTTATCTCCACAAGATGCATAGGATTAGCGGAGATGTCTACGATGGTGTGGCATGGTGCAAGACACAGCTGCATGAAGCGCATGTATGCGACTAGGGACGATTTGACTTCGCTCATTGCGTTTCGCGTTCAGTGCTTCCCAATCACAATGGCTCTTTCTGCCTTAAGGTCGTCGATGGAAGTCGGAGCCCTGCACACCCACCTTTTCAGCAGATCTCAGCACGAGATGTAGTCTCTGTACTGATGTGGACATCACGATATGCGACCTGGATGGACCATGCTTCATAGGCTTCAATGGCAGAACTTCCTCGTAGTCGCATACATCTTCGAGACGAACGATGCCTGTGATTGAACAGCGATTGCCTTCTTGCCATCTAAGCCGCCGCTGAACGAGATCCTGCCTGTAAGTGGATACCCTTGGCTGACTTCATCGCGGCTTCCCTCCGGGGCCGAACACAACCAGGTTTCTGCTCAGTCGACTTCACGTGTGAGTTGTGGGCGTACATAGTATCGCACTTCCCCACCACCTCTTCTCAGTCTCTGATATAATCGCAATTATGCCGGACTCACTACAAATTGCGTTGAAAAACGACAGCGACCTCGATAACATCCACGCCTACGTCACCGGAATCGCCATTCAACATGACGGCAAACGCTGCCTCCTCAAGGCCAATGGCAAAGATTTATATTTCCCAACAGACGTGACAGAAATTGGTTCTCAATTACAAGAAGACTGCGCAATCCCACTTGGTCAGCCCGGCAACACAGTCACAATCACCATCCCACAAATCGCAGGAGGCCGGATATGGATCGCAGAAGGCCATCTCACATTCTTGCTGAATCCCGGTGGACCAGCCTTAGTCGAGCCTTCTGTTCTGAACCCGAGTGATCCGAACGCGAAGGTCAATTTTGGGTTTGCAGAGTTCACCCTCAACGATGCTCAGCTATACGCCAACATCTCATACGTCGATTTCGTGCCAGGAATACCCATTGCGATCACCTTACAAGCCAACTCTGGAGACTTGCAGCATGTGGCAGGCATGGCTCCTGATGGAATCGATCGCATGGCCGAGAGCCTCGCCCAACAAGCCCAAAAGGACGGGCGGCCATGGGATAAATTGGTAGTAAACAAAGATGGCCGAAACCTGCGAATTCTGAACGCAACACACGGAGGTGCCGTCGGCGCCAGCTTCGATGGATATTTCGAACCTTACGTGGAAGAAGTCTGGCAAAAATACAAATCAGACTGCAAATGTAAAATCAACACGCAAGCCGGGCCAGGAGTACTTGAAGGGCACGTCAACCACAAAGGGAAATTGAAGATCGGCGACGAAGAATTCGAGAAACCGACTACGGCAGATATTCTTGGCTGTAATAGTGGACCTTTCACGACTGGACCTTCACCTACGAGAAATGCTATTATCCCTCGATTAGCAGCTGCATTCGTTCGCTCTGCTTTGACGGAATGCGAGGACCATCCTAGTCAACCTCATACTTTCTACACTCGAGATCCAACGAATCACTATGCGAGATTAGTGCATGAGCACAATGTCGATAAGAAAGGTTATGCTTTTGCCTACGATGATGTGCAACCGGATGAGGGCGAGGATCAATCAGGGAAGGTGAATGCCGGGGATCCTGTGTTGTTCACAGTCAGTGTTGGCGGTAAGAGCGCTAcagctggtggtggaggagcagcagctccgTCTCAAGCACCATCAAACCCGAGCAGCTATGATAggccaccacctccgccaccggCAGAGACGCGACCTTCGCCGGGTTTAGGTGGGCTTAAGGGAAAGCTATTTGGAAAGGCGAAAGGGTTCTTAAAGCATTGATCACGGTGAGTGATGACCTGGGGGGCTTACTTGTTCGTCAGCTGCAAATTACCGGGTGGGATACAGAGAACGAAATACACGACTAGGAGGATCATGAGCCAGATGCCGGGGCGCCAAAATCGGTGTAAGAGATCAAACAACACCTATATGT
This genomic interval from Cercospora beticola chromosome 7, complete sequence contains the following:
- a CDS encoding uncharacterized protein (CAZy:GH64), encoding MPDSLQIALKNDSDLDNIHAYVTGIAIQHDGKRCLLKANGKDLYFPTDVTEIGSQLQEDCAIPLGQPGNTVTITIPQIAGGRIWIAEGHLTFLLNPGGPALVEPSVLNPSDPNAKVNFGFAEFTLNDAQLYANISYVDFVPGIPIAITLQANSGDLQHVAGMAPDGIDRMAESLAQQAQKDGRPWDKLVVNKDGRNLRILNATHGGAVGASFDGYFEPYVEEVWQKYKSDCKCKINTQAGPGVLEGHVNHKGKLKIGDEEFEKPTTADILGCNSGPFTTGPSPTRNAIIPRLAAAFVRSALTECEDHPSQPHTFYTRDPTNHYARLVHEHNVDKKGYAFAYDDVQPDEGEDQSGKVNAGDPVLFTVSVGGKSATAGGGGAAAPSQAPSNPSSYDRPPPPPPAETRPSPGLGGLKGKLFGKAKGFLKH